ATCTCCAAGCTGGACGGCCCGCTTGTACTACCCTCTGGTCCACTGCTGCCAATACCAGCAGTGTGCTCACTAGGAGCCTtaatttcaccatttttctcGGGTTCTTTTCACAATGACACACTGCTTGACCTAATGAACTGTGCTGTACGATACCCTTCGCGGTGAAGGGATTAGTACCAACTGAGATGGCACTAAGCGAGGCTCGTTTAGTTTATAGCTGTCCTCCTTAACGTGGAGCAGAGCTCCCCGTTCTGCTAGTCGATCTGGAATGAATGGGTTTCGATTGGACGATTTATCTATCAATGCACTATTGTGTGGTCATTCTTTGGGATTGTAAAGATAAGATACGGCAGTGGAAATCGGGATCCGTGATGGTGAATGATTGCCTTTTTCCTGCAGTGCCGTTACGGATACATCGGTAGCTTCTGTGTTGTAGTATTAACTGTACAATGAAGTAGCGACTGGTTCATAATAATAGCCGAGTATCTCTATCCATTGCCGGCCAAATGGCTTATCTAGCATTTGGGTGTCCGCCGGTTCAGTAGCAGTTTCAATAGCCGGTGGACTTCCGGACATACGAGTGTATCATGGGCTGGACGAGGGACTAGAGTGCGTAAGTGGCGTTTTTGCGTGAGCTGGCGTCAGTTTTGACCATGACATGCAAAATCGATTACATGTTTTGGATAGAAGTTATATTTTTGTAAGACTATAAAGATTGTAACAGTCGCAGCATATCAAACGAACAGATGAGAGGGATGAGTGGGAACAGGGTTACTAATAgccaatcatcatcttatCTTATCGTGTCCTTATCGAGCGTTTTGTTCAACAGTTTAATCAACGACAGATATTGATGCATTGAACAATCGCACTGACCAATGCTGTCTAGTTCAAGTTTAGTTCAGTTTTAATCATACATTCCAACGCCTGTCTTTCGTCACACGCATACCTGCTATCGCCTGGATTGGTTTTTCCATAATGCGCTTATTGAGCAGCTGAAGCTATTATTTGGAGGGCAATGAAGTAGTGTGTGATATACGGTGTCAAGCTGGTAAGATAAGATGCATCTTGCTTTGATGTTAAGAAATCTCTCACTTTTGCGATCTCTCACTTTTATTATTACTGCACAGTACTAATAAGCCAATGCAAGAAAGATAATGATCATAATGATCATGTTAGTTGGAGAAATCGGCGAAATAGGTAGTGGAGCGAACTCCCTCGTACGACTTGAACCAGGCTTCCTTCGTGCTGATGGTTCGCATAGCAGCATCCACCGTATCGGCACTAACGGCATCGCCTAGCGCGGCCAGGAAGTTCTCCAACTGTTCGAGCTCCGCTTCATTATTGGTACGCGTAGCTGCGTTGCTGACAACCGAGTTCAGCGCACCCTGTCCGAGACGGTTGACGAACTCTTGGGCATACTCTGGGTTAGACAAGGCTTGGAACAGCGCCTCTACCCCGACCCGTCCGGCCGAATAGATTGAGGATACGATACGGGAACGTTCGCCTGAGAGGATACTGTCCAGCTCCGAATTGCCACCGATTGCCACGGACAGTAGGGAAATAAGTTGCTCGCGATCCTGCGCACAGCCCAGCGTATCGATCAGCAGCTGACGTTCGGCCTCGTTTTTAGAGGTGATCATTTGGTTGAACAGCCAACGGTACACGTCATCGGAGGCACCTTTCAGTCCGTAGCAGTACACCACGTACTGTACGTCCGGGTGAACCGGCGTGTTGGTTTCGACGGCAGTGTTCAGAGCCTCGCTGGTTTGACGCAAACACTCGGTATATCCGACCCGGCAAGCCCAGGTCGTGATGAGTTGTTTCAGGTACTTTTGTAGCAGAGGTTCATCTTCCGGCACGGCCACAAACTCACCGAGCCCATCGAACACCTTACCGACGAGGGCGTCCACGTAAACGATGAAATCATGATAGTGAGCGGTTCCGCGTAGTTTATCATAGAAGTAGTTCAGGACACCGTTGGCCGCTGCCCAGGGTGCGTATTCGGTTTCGTTGGCCAGATAGGTGAGCAGGTCAAGAGCGAGCGCTATATCGTGACGATCGGCACGAGCAAGATTGAAGGCATCGTTAATCAGTTGAGCACGGTTAAAGCGATGGATGGCTGAGGGATCCTTCTGTAGCGCCTGTGCGATCAGCAGCCAGTTGTGAGCATCGTAATTAACACGGTAGTAGCCGGTTTGCTGCTTGTTAAAGATAAGCCAgtcatcggcagcagctccGGTTTCCGCGATACGTTCCGCCTTCTGTGCCAACCAGTGGAAGCTGGACAGATCGTCAAAGCTCGGATCGGAAGCGCTGGCGAACGAGTACGGAATGTACCAGATGTTGTCGTTCGGTACTCGCTTGTCAGAGTAGAACCGTTCCTGAGACACGATCACGGAACCGTCGTCGTAGTTACGGCGCACGTTCAGCACCGGATAGCCCGGCTGAGTAGTCCAACTGTCCATCAATAGTTTCACGGTGACACCCTCCGGGAGTACCTCCTTACCATCGATGGCTGCTTGCAGTCCAGCGTACAGATCGTCCGCAACGGCACCATCCAACTGCCGGTTGGTCAGGTAAATTTTCAACCCAGCCCGGAAGTTATCATCACCGAGCACCGTTCGGAACATGTTGATCACGCTTCCAGCTATGCATAGGGAATAGAATTAAAAGCGTGTGGAATTGGGCGATCTTCCGAAAATCCCCTTTCGATCTACTTACATTTGTCGTAAGCGATGGAATCGAAGAGTCCCGAGATACCCGATGGTGTCGTTGCATCCTGCGTCATCGGTCGGATGGTATCGCTCGAGTCCGGTCCGAACGCGTTATGGACGTTCTCAACCGCGTACAGATCCCAGTAACGCTCTTCAGGGTATGCCAGGTCCGCTCCAATGTAACCGTAAAGATTGGCGAATCCCTCGTTTAGCCAGATGTAACTCCACCAATGCGGTCCAACCAGATCACCAAACCACTGATGGGCTAGCTCGTGTGCAATGACGACCGCAATACCCTTGCGCGTACGGTAGGTGTTTCTCGATGGATTAAACAACAGCCCCGTCTCGGCGTACTTCACGAGACCCCAGTTCTCCATGGCACCACCGCCCCGATCCGGGATGGCCATTTGCGATAGCTTCGGCATGTAGTCGTAGTACGACACATAGGTGTACTCGCTCAGTGCGTCAAGGATCTTTACGCCAGCCTCTAGTCCAAACTGTGCCTCGTGGATGGCATTGGGACGCGCGTACAACTGCTGTTGTCCATCTTCGATCACAGCAAAATCGGACACTCCGAAAGCGAGCAGATAGGTAGACATCTTCGGTGTAGGACCGAACTTGGTCGTTACGAATCCTTCGTGGCCTGCTGCTTCCTCTACCGCCTCAGCGGGCATATTGGATACGGCACTGTAGTCCGCGGAATGGGTAATCCAGAGCGTATGGGTGGCCTTTAACAGCGGCTCATCGTAGCACGGGAACGCCATACGAGCGTTGGTCGACTCGAACTGTGTCGTTCCGACGTAGCGgcgctcatcctcatcgttgACGTAGGACTTCAGGAAGAAACCACTGTTGGAGGAAGTCTGCAGCAGACCGGTATACTCGATTGTCAGGACGTAGCTACCGAGTGGTAGCTGTTGCCCTGCGTGGAACGTCAGCTGCTCCGTACGGGAATCGTAACCATACTCGGGGAATCCAAACTCTACCAGCAGTCCATCGTCCTGCTTGGCGAACAGGGCAGCCGAAACGATGGTTAGGTCACGGTTGTGCACGGTGATGTGGCCGGTCGGAACGATCACGTCCAGGTGGATGTCAACGGCACCGGTGAATGCCCGGGCACCGGTGTGCAGGTTGGTATGCAGACGAATGGTGTAGTGGGTCGGCACGGTATCGGTCGGTAGCCGGTAGCTCTGGTCGATCTCGTCGTCCGCACGGGGTTGCCGGAGATCCTCCAGCTGGCCAACAAACTCACGCTCACTCCATTCCGGTTTATGTGGACGCTGCCCAAGCACGACGCAGGTGCCActgatcagcagcaccagtaaaGGAAgccttctcatcatcattcactcGTCTACCGAAAGGTACACTAACGGGCCCGGCGTTACTGGTACTGCCATTTATACCCGAGAGTCCAACAGCAACGGCGATTACACAACCCTTTCATATCGAACAGTGAATTACCATACTGTACCAGAGCCTTCCATTGGGTATATGATAAGAGGGGATTCATCTCGATAAGGGCACATATTTCATTGAAGTAACGAGAGAGCATTGTGCTCCTGTCTAGTCGTTTATTATTTAATTCAGTTCACCCAAAATCGAAGCATCTCCTGATAACGGCTGACAATGCGTAAGATGGGCGAAGCCGTCACATCCCGATGGACTCTGTGACTAGATAAGATACTGGCTCGATTAGTTTTCATCGTGCTCTAGGCATTTTTTTCTCTAATTTATTGCGTCACTTTCATCTCCATTGTGCAATCTCGTTGAGCTCAGATGTTGTTGTAGCTCTCGAGAAACTCGGCCACAATTAGTGCTTCGGCTGAATTGAACCAGTCCAACTTGGCGGTAGCCAGAGCACGAGCTGAGTTTACCGTTGCTGAACTAACGTATCCTGTGACCGCTTTTAGTAATGTCTCGAGTTGTTCTCGCTCCTGCGGAGTGTTGCACTGGGCAGCAACATTCCTGACAGCCGATTCCATCGCTCCTGCTCCGGCGATACTGTAGAATATGGAGAATGCGTTTGGGGTTAATAAAAAACGATCCTTTCGATCCTACCTTCAAACTTCCCCCTGGCCACTTCTAGCGTCATACCTGATTGCCGTTTGCAACGAAACCGTATCACTGTAAACGTCCACAAAAGTGGCGATACCGACGCCGGTTGTGCCGGTTGTAACCGCGTTCAAGAGTTGGGCCCGTTCCTCACTGAGATAGATAAAGTTGGTGCCAGGACTTGCGCTTAACACTATAGTTGCCAATAACGTGCGAAGACTGTTTTCGTTCTGAGAGCAGCCTAGCGCTTTCAGCAGATCTGTACGCTCGGCCTGATTACGGGAATTCATCAGCCGCATATATATTGCCTGGAACTCGGGCTCGGTATCCTCCTGCAGTCCATGGCAGTAAACAACGGCTCGTACATCGGGGTGCACGGGAACGGCGGTTTCCCCGGCACTCGGAGTGCTGTACTCCTTGCGAAGTGCTTCCCGGGAACGCTGCAGGCAATCCTTGTAACCGATTCTGCATGCCCATCCCGTAATAAGCTGTTTCAGATATTTGTAGAGCGTCGTTTCACCGGGATTAACCGTGTCGACGGATAGCGTAGCGTACACCTCCTCTATGAGCTCGTCCATGAAGATGAGGAACGCATGCTCGTGCTCGGTACCGTGCAGCTGTTCGTACAGGAACGTCAGGACTTGATCAGCGGCCTGCCACGGTGCGTAGTCGCGCTCGTTGCGCAGATAGCGAAGCAGCCGCAGGACGACACTCATGTCGAGTAGATCGGCTCGGGCCAGATGGAACGCATCGTCGATGAGCTGGGCACGGTTGAGACGATGGATGGCAATGTGGTTAGCGTGCAGCGCTTCGATCAGCAGCTCCCAGTTGCGTCGATCGTAGTTTACGCGATAGTAACCCGTCTGCTGCTTGTTGAACACAACCCATTCGTTGTCGGGAACGGTCGATGCGATcttggctgctggtgcggccAGCCAGTCGTACTGTGATAGATCGTAAAACGAGGCTGACGATGCATAGGCATAGTTGTACGGAATGTGCCAGACATGCTCGACCGGCAGTACCTTGCCGTTCATGAAGCGGTTCTGGGACAGAATCATCCAGCCATCGCGGTAAAGTCGATTTACGGTGAGCACCGGAAAGCCGGGAGCGTTGGTCCATGAGGCTAGCAGATCTTGCACCTTGACACCTTGTGGCAGTATGTCATTACCCTCTACCGCTTGCTGCAGATAAAAGCTGAGCGTACTATCGCTGGCAACGGTCAGCTCGTAATCTTTTAGGTACTGTTTCAGTCCTTCCTGCCAGCTAGACTCTCCGAGGACATTGCGGAACATGTTCAACACACTGCCCGCTGTGGACCCCCGCAAAAGGTATTCATTAACGGCTAGGTCAAGGTATACtgggagaagggaagggacgGCTCCTGGTACTTACCTTTTTTATAGGCAATGGAATCAAACAGCGCGAGTATCTCTTGCGGAGTGGCCGCATTCTGGTTCATGGAGTGTATGGTTTCGCTGGCATCATCCTGGAATGCGCGTTGAATGACTTCCCCGTTAAACAGCTCCCAGTACTCATCACCCGGTACAGCCAACCGTGTGGCGTAGTATTGGAAGAGGGTGGCAAACCCCTCGTTCAGCCAGATGTACTGCCACCAGAGCGGACTGACCAGATCTCCGAACCACTGATGGGCGTATTCGTGTGCAATGATTGTCGTGACGTCTTTCCGATTGCGGTAGGTATTTACGGTCGGATTGTAGAGCATTACCGGTTCCCTGTAATTAAGACACCCAGATTGCCCGCCCAATTGATAACAGTTAATGTCGATGAAGTGAGAACGCTATTAATTGCCCCTTAAGTAACTGCTTCGTATGGCGGTCGATCAAATCAACTGGACAAATGACTTATCGGTATCGGTTCCTCGTTGTAAGATAGCGCCAATGGTTGGATCATAATTTGGGCACACGTGTTCTGAGCTAAATTGTTCTATCTACCCTGTCTCGGGTGATAATGTCCTACGGTACCTACCCGTACGTAACTAGACCCCAATTCTCCATGGCACCTGTGCCCCGATCAGGAATGGCGATGGATGTCAACTTCGGCATGTATTCGTAATACGGTACACCGAGATAGTCCTCGAGGCGCTCCAGTATCGTTGCTCCAACCTGGAGTGCATAGTCCGCATCGTTTATGGcattggaacgcgccaccacCTGGTGTTTCCCGTTCTCTCGTGTTGCGAAGTCGGTAACGGCGAAGGCCAGCAGATAGGTGGACATACGCGGTGTCGTCTCGAAGACCGATATCAAATACTCGCGGTTGGTAGGATCGATCTCAATGGACGTACGGGGCATGTTGGCAATTGCTTTGTAGTCCCGATGGTGTCGTATCTGTAAGTCGAACGTGGCTTTTAGAGCCGGTTCGTCGTAGCACGGTAACAgtcggcgtgcgtgcgtcgccTGGAAGTGGGTCGAACCGACGTAGCGCCATTGATCCTGTTCGTTCCGGTACTGCGAAGCAAGGTAGCCACTCTGGTAGTTCAGCATAATGCCCGTATACACGATGCGGAGCGCATAGTTTCCCGTGGGGAGAGTTGCGGCCGTGCGGAAGGTAACGTGCTCGAGTGCGATATTGACGATGCGCGCTGGTTGATCAATCTCAATCGCTTGTCCACCAGAACTTGCCACCCGGTATAGTCGCGCCTCCATGATCGTGAGCTCCTGCAGATGCATCGTTATGCGATCGGATGGTTCGAGGATCGTTAGATACACCCAGGTGGTTGCACGGAACGTTCGCACATTCTGGTGAATATCCGTTTCCAGTGAGATGGAGTAGTGCGTGGGGATCGAGTTGTTTGGGAGGAAGTACGATTGATCGATCTCGGCTGCCGGTGCAAAGACGGTCTCCGTTGATCCGCCGATGGGTGATAGTGTATCCCAAGCCACTAGTTCACGCAGAGGACTAACACTCGCAGCAATACCCAGTTCAAAACCGAGCAGCAGTCCTACGATTGCATACCAACGGTAATGCTGGTTGCGGTTCACTTTACACCTGATGACCATTTCGCGAGCAGTTCGGTTACGGTACTGAATGGTCGCGAGGACTAGCCGGTGCCACTTAAAACCTTGCTGCACCCAAGATAAGACACCAGATTGATGATGccgggtggaggaggggagagCTTGGAGCTTCCCAAAGTAACACCCCAGCCCCCCTTCATAAACTGTGTCTCATCACCATTCGATACCGGCGCTACGACAGATAATCACGAAACGCCGGATCGTTAAATTATTGCGTTGTGCGTAGCAGTGTCGTAAATTGATACTGGACGACCCCTAGGGCCCGTTGACCATTGAGTTTTTAGCGGATGCTAGACGCTATACAGGAATGTAGCTGTTCAGCTAGTTGGCGCCCCGTATAAAAATGTGGTTCTTAAACTATTAACTGACGTTAATGTTTGCAAATTCACGATCCAGCTGTTGGACTACTACGGTTGTTAAGTCGCACTCTTTGGGCCGTTACTGTTCGTCAACTAACGAGCACTTGTTGCAATTGGTTCGTTAGTGTTCAAACTATGAGTGTGTTTACTGCTCTTCTAAATTTGAAGTACCTGTAAGTACGCGCTGCTGTAGTGGAACACAATGAGCGTTGGTATTTGTATTCAGTGTCCATCTTAACTATCTTAATTAGATAGTCGCAAATTTATCATCTGATATCTGATTATGATTACATGCTGGCTTTTATCGATCCGTACAATACCGTAACAGTCAATCTAGCAATCTCACTAACCCTTAAATGACCAACAGAATTGAAGAGACTAGGTGTTATACTGTCCCTTAACGCACACCTGGGAATCGAACAGCAATTACTACGCTTCATATTGTCAACCGCAGCTAAGCGCAATCCTCACACATCGGGCCATTGAAGGCGCAACGTGGAAACAAATTGCCCCGACACGCGGTGACGCGTCCGGAAAAAAGGACACCCAAGCACATTCAACCGTGACACCAACGGTCCACTCATTGGTTACTTTGGGTTACGAATGGGCGaaagccaaaaagggaaagaaaatatcctatttgcataaatattgGATTGCATTGTCCAGTTGGAGCTCGGTCCAATCCAATCCGTAGTGGACAATAGGCTAAATCCATCCATAGGGACCCTTGCTTTTGTCCACATTCCGCATTATGCTCTCCGAACCGTCCGGCCGGTGATTCATGGCCAGCTCGAAAAGCTTCACCTTTGCTTGTGCACgtgtgaaaagttttccatttccagcggAATCggatgttggtggtgcagcCGCTAGCCAAAGGCGAGCGGACAAGGAACTCGAATTCTGCACTTTTGCTCGTAAAAGTAGAAAGcatacattttttatgttaagaaagcATAGAATTCAGCAAGACATGAAAAAGCGTTTGTAAGATTCTTGGTCCGCTTTAAGAATTTCGAATAAGAATTATTCCTCACtgacgaagaaaatggaagaagatgTGGACTTATGCTGGCTAGAATTTTGTAATCGTCGTGGCAAGGGTTCTGTCTTGCTTGTTCTAGTTAGATTCAGTTTTAATAGCTTCTTAAATTGCAACGTTTCGTTTATGAGCAGATTCAATTTGTTCATCCTGTGACACTTACCAACGTTTTGAGaatgtggattttttttaattgtttcataaattgagaaattgataaataatttacataaattgaaacaagtatttttttttccatgtATATTTTGAACTACACCAAAATTCGagatggaaaaaatggaaagaatgtTATCCTTGATTTGCTTCTCGAATCGCCACCCTTTGCTCGCCACTTTAACGCACGCGGGAAGATCTTTTCGCATCAATCCACAGAATGATGACAATCCGGCCACTGTTCGTGGACCGTGTCCACTGCTTTACAGCATCTGCCAGCATCACTTGCAGCAACTTGGAACGTGTGACCACGATGGCTCCGAAAGGATCAGGACGGACGCACGGGCATCGCTATGCcggtgtttcggttttctgcAAGCTGCAAGGGATTAGTAGCCATCacgacgccacgccacggtctGTATCGGTGCGGTACCTTTTGTCAGCCTCCGTTCGATCAGCTCGACGAGATGACAATCATTTTGGGGAAACCGCCGCTGGTCCGAACGAAATTGGCTACGTCATGATCGCACACTGACCATTTGCTGGTGCTTTGGTCAGCTTGACCGCTGCAACGGCCTGCATATTTGGTTGCGCCCGCCCGCAATTAGAAAGGATTCGCTTGTGCCTGTGTGCAAACCCTTCCCTTTCGAAATGCGAATGCGGATTAcgaattcccttttttggtcaACCGAGAGCGCGAACGATGCGAGATGGCGAGTTGAGAAGCGTGACAGATGAcccgccaacggaacggagtcCAATCAGTGCCTTGCAATCATCGAGCCAGGGGCAAGGGTACAGGATGGGCTGCATCCCTTTCGGGATGAACCTTTCGGTCAACCGAAGCGAGATGGCAGATGATTATCGAACTATCGAGCCTGGCTTGGTCGGATTTCTTCCGGAGCTACCTGGCGGCCTGTCGTTGTCCACCGTGCAGCTGACACACTTTTCAAACCTTACGATCCTTTCGACGACAAAGATTATAGCAACATCGTGCATGTTGATCGGTAAAGCTCTTCCCGAATCCAGCACAACAGTTGGATAGCGTTCGATCGATGAACGCGAACGagtttggtttgcttttccGGTTCATATTGTTGGTTTTCCGACGCCAAAACAACCCAGTTGCCAGCGATGGCGTTTGTGATCCTTTCCGAAGTGGTTACAGCCTCCATTGATCACGCCGATGTATGatggattgatcgatcgatcgatcgaagtgaGCGCAAAAATGTCAAAAGTTAGCTTTTGTGGTTGAggtctttgttttttcttggaacaaacaaaagcagTCATAATCGCTGATGCGACCAAAGCATTGACAGGACATGTGCTTGACAATATCTCAATTCATTCGTTAGCGCTTATGACCGATGGTTTCGCCGACGCTGGTCAATCGCAAGCCTTTATTTTATGCAAGTCCCCTTTGTTGACCACATAATGGAATATAATGGTAGAGGAAGGGACATCAAGACATATGGAACGCCACATCGTAGAAAAACCGAAGCAAATCACAATGTGGACCGCTCCGACGAGCAGTCTCCGTGGCGTGTGATACCCGCCAAATGGAAGGAAAGTCCCTTCTCCGAGTCTTTCTCCGACCTTTTTGTCTTTCTCGCTGCTGATTTCTTTCGATCATTATTGGCTATGGTGCCAGCGATTACCAAAGACAATGTCCTCGCAACAAAAGGAGTTCtcgcaaagaaagaaaggcaCAGACAAAAGGTACACACTTAAGGAGCAAGGCTCGTGACGAAATGAACGTTGTTGCGGTTGCATTGCACGGCAAAAAAGGTTACGAcgggcgaaagagagaaactcAGAGTTTATCTTGATCCATCTGACGGGTAATGATTAGGCCGGAGACGTCTTCGTCGTCAATCTTGTCGATGGCCAATCGTTGTTACCATGTTGTACATGATGTTTACAAGGTGTCTGCGCTGACAGGCTCGAGATTGAATTAGAACACAAGGGTAAAGACTGATAATCTAGGACGATCAGATGAAAGATATAATTGTTGCGCAGATACACAAATAAGAGGATTTTATGGGAATTGATCATCGGTCTCTTTGCCAACCACTTTTATGGTTTTAACGATTTGATCGAAACATGCTCTTTACAATtggaatttcattaaaactaTATATCCAGAAAGCGTATAACCCACTGCATAAGTTTGGTGCATTGATTCAAGATGCTTGCTTAAATCGGGAACGGTCTTTagtttttattataaaattcGAATGATCTGTAATCTATTATCACTGAATTGTCTTATCTTCTGGATGAATAGATGCTTTTAACTTATTATTTAAAGTTTTTGCTATTTCAGTGAAATGCGATAGGAAGTATACACattattgaaataaaatattcgtCCCAAGAGCTAACAATCTAAGGCATTTAGTTGAATGTTTTTTCGGTTGATAAATGCGTAAAACCTGTCGGTTCATATTATCGTAAGTTGCGTCTTTTAGAATCGAGTTAGTTTTAACGTATCGCAAGAAGCATCTACTGATTATTAACAAAGTATCAACCATTTATCAAATGAAAGGTCTTGATTTAATGAAATCTCGGTTCTAATGGTTTGGGCTATATTTACGCTACTTAGACGACGATCGAAAGCAAATTGGTGTGCATGTCCATGTTGATGTTTCCATCACTGATGATCAATTTGTCGAACGGCTTCCGGACATCATGCTGCCGCAGCAGCTGGTCATCTTCAGAATGATGGACATaatctcagcagcagcagctgccaatATCGCATTTCCACCAATAACAATATTCAATCCGCAATCCTTTGCCACGCTCTTCACACCAATCTTCAACCGAAACGcaaggaaaacaaagaaaaacgaagaaaaataaattataaatttacCCATCATCAACACGTGCCAATCGAGAAACCCAGAACTCACGGTCGTATTCTTTTAtcggttttctttctttgcagCATTCTCATCGTTCCTGCAGCGCGGTACAATGGCCACGCTCAACCAGATGCACCGTACTGGGCCACACTTTAAGATCCGTCCGCCACGCCAACCGCTGGACGGTAAACCTTTCGCCAAGGGCGTCGTCCTCAAGACGCTGATCAAGAAGCCGAAAAAACCGAACTCGGCCAACCGAAAGTGCGTGCTGGTGCGGCTGTCGACCGGTAAGGAGCTCGTCGCGTACATTCCCGGCATCGGGCATAATCTGCAGGAGCACAATATTGTGCTGGTACGCGTCGGTCGCTGCCAGGATCTGCCCGGTGTCAAGATCAAGTGTGTGCGCGGGAAGTACGATCTGCCGCACGTGATCAAACACAAGTAGAAGGTCTTCCTGGAACGTTTGCTAAGAGTTTCGCATGTAGGCGAAACAAACACGTAGAACGATTGAGAGGAAGCATTTAGATGGAGTTGGTGTGTCCGCAATGCTAAATAAAACAGTATATAGTTCAAAATATATTTCTAGCTCAACGAACATTACAAGCTCTGGTGGTTCATGAGAGATTCAAGATACAAGCGATGCTGGACAGGTCTGTAGAAATTCTTTACAATATTCGCAAAAATTCCAACCCTTAAAGACTCCCAAAGGAACAGAAGTTTAATGAAAGAAAGTTGCTGCCTCACGAAAGGTCCCCAAAGTCCAGAAAGTCCAGAAGCTGACGTATCGTTTGTTCTagtgaagaaaaatgaagTAACACATGCCACAGACAAAAATTTGCATGAAAATACTTTCATCCTCATCTTCTGCGCCAGAGGGTAGGTAGGTGTACGCCGCTGTCGGTCAAGCTGCACGTAATTGTTTGAGCAAAATGAGCAAATCATTGCCCTTTGCAATGGCACATGGGACGCAGAACCACGGTAGGACGGGCAGAGTTCTAGAAAAAAGGCGATTTGCTACAACGATTTGTGGTCAATTCTTGGCCTTTGATTTTGCGGCATCGACACCAACAAGCCAGGAAGCTATTCCGTAACCCTTCAGACGGTATCACACCGGCATTGTCCAGGGTCCGGGCAAAAGCAAAGGTAATTCCGAAGAAAAACATAATTCAACGAAGGAGTGCGGTTATGTCCCTTGGCGAACGAGAAACAAAGAGAAGATGCAGACTCCGATCG
The sequence above is a segment of the Anopheles darlingi chromosome 2, idAnoDarlMG_H_01, whole genome shotgun sequence genome. Coding sequences within it:
- the LOC125948151 gene encoding aminopeptidase N-like; the encoded protein is MVIRCKVNRNQHYRWYAIVGLLLGFELGIAASVSPLRELVAWDTLSPIGGSTETVFAPAAEIDQSYFLPNNSIPTHYSISLETDIHQNVRTFRATTWVYLTILEPSDRITMHLQELTIMEARLYRVASSGGQAIEIDQPARIVNIALEHVTFRTAATLPTGNYALRIVYTGIMLNYQSGYLASQYRNEQDQWRYVGSTHFQATHARRLLPCYDEPALKATFDLQIRHHRDYKAIANMPRTSIEIDPTNREYLISVFETTPRMSTYLLAFAVTDFATRENGKHQVVARSNAINDADYALQVGATILERLEDYLGVPYYEYMPKLTSIAIPDRGTGAMENWGLVTYGEPVMLYNPTVNTYRNRKDVTTIIAHEYAHQWFGDLVSPLWWQYIWLNEGFATLFQYYATRLAVPGDEYWELFNGEVIQRAFQDDASETIHSMNQNAATPQEILALFDSIAYKKAGSVLNMFRNVLGESSWQEGLKQYLKDYELTVASDSTLSFYLQQAVEGNDILPQGVKVQDLLASWTNAPGFPVLTVNRLYRDGWMILSQNRFMNGKVLPVEHVWHIPYNYAYASSASFYDLSQYDWLAAPAAKIASTVPDNEWVVFNKQQTGYYRVNYDRRNWELLIEALHANHIAIHRLNRAQLIDDAFHLARADLLDMSVVLRLLRYLRNERDYAPWQAADQVLTFLYEQLHGTEHEHAFLIFMDELIEEVYATLSVDTVNPGETTLYKYLKQLITGWACRIGYKDCLQRSREALRKEYSTPSAGETAVPVHPDVRAVVYCHGLQEDTEPEFQAIYMRLMNSRNQAERTDLLKALGCSQNENSLRTLLATIVLSASPGTNFIYLSEERAQLLNAVTTGTTGVGIATFVDVYSDTVSLQTAISIAGAGAMESAVRNVAAQCNTPQEREQLETLLKAVTGYVSSATVNSARALATAKLDWFNSAEALIVAEFLESYNNI
- the LOC125948221 gene encoding 40S ribosomal protein S12, mitochondrial, coding for MNFLRQTLSLTKSIAGEAFSSFLQRGTMATLNQMHRTGPHFKIRPPRQPLDGKPFAKGVVLKTLIKKPKKPNSANRKCVLVRLSTGKELVAYIPGIGHNLQEHNIVLVRVGRCQDLPGVKIKCVRGKYDLPHVIKHK